One genomic segment of Choristoneura fumiferana chromosome Z, NRCan_CFum_1, whole genome shotgun sequence includes these proteins:
- the DIP2 gene encoding LOW QUALITY PROTEIN: disco-interacting protein 2 (The sequence of the model RefSeq protein was modified relative to this genomic sequence to represent the inferred CDS: inserted 1 base in 1 codon): MADLSVDISKLPDEIRDKLAELDLELSEGDITQKGYEKKRTRLLAPYTQQQPQGIQPPRGPRGDGGSGRLHTRNRRTHRRVTHNEKRYHSEVRQEAVQQALAEMQNRPKPSLPMPSKRTSMMAKSPDRERHDLSSSSDEDSCAGDADLPPPPELNSPPXRRPAAPHPRSHPHPLPQPPHREREREREREREKKHARDRTEIDLSEMTHLPAYIQPDVTHTSAGARRGGALVADRVQCYQSEDTGTGTGRWKVSAKIQQLLNTLKRPKRRPLPEFYEDDDIELEIAANPKDPNAPKPEGGTMTPAVGEQLVVPAGLPRNLEAALQRYGTASFKANVGTVLDPNGKLSNSLTYGKLLSRSLKIAYALLNKSFTSKSSSGGPLTGDVSIKPGDRVALVYPNNDPINFMCAFYGCLQAGVVPVPIEVPLTRRDAGLQQVGFLLGSCGIQYALTSDNCLKGLPKTSSGDVVAFRGWPALLWVSTEKLPRPPRDWIPPPRPADDSPAHIEHTSAVDGSAMGVIVTRSSMLAHCRMLSVACNYTEGEHMVCVLDFKRETGLWHAVLASVLNGMHVIFIPYALMKVSPASWMHMITKYRASVAIVKSRDLHWGLLATRDHKEISLSSLRMLLVADGANPWSLSSCDQFLSVFQSKGVRGDAICPCACSSESLTVCVRRAGRGGAAAGRGVLSMAGLSYGVVRVDAENSLTSLTLQDCGQVMPSCVIVVVKMEGPAYLCKTDEVGEICVLSGATGSGYWGLPGLTNTVFRVRPLDADGETIGEESYVRSGLLGFLGPGGLVFVCGSRDGLMTVTGRKHNMDDIIATVLAVEPMKFIYRGRIAVFSVRVLRDERICIVAEQRPDCGEEESFQWMSRVLQAVDSIHQVGIYCLALVQPNYLPKTPLGGIHLSECKRRFLEGTLHPANVLMCPHTCVTNLPKPREIHSDVGPASVIVGNLVQGNRLASAQGRDMGYTDDSDAARKYQFISQILRWRAQSTSDHVIFTLLNSKGAVSKVLTCAELHKKAERIGNLLLEKGRVNTGDHVALIFPPGIDLICAFYGCLYVGAVPVTIRPPHPQNLHTTLPTVRMIVDVSKATLVLSNQSVIKLLRSKEASNVLDSKAWPITLDTDDMPKKKLPILYRAPTAEMLAYLDFSVSTTGMLAGIKMSHAAVTSLCRSMKIACELYPSRHIALCLDPYCGLGFALWCLSSIYSGHHSILIPPSEVEINPGLWLSAVSQYKVRDTFCSYGVMELCTKGLGSSVNQLKSKGINLACVRTCVVVAEERPRINLTNSFSKLFSALGLSPRAVSTSFGCRVNIAICLQGASSPEPSTVYVDLRALRNDRVSLVERGSPHSLCLMESGKLLPGVKVITANPETKGQCGDSHLGEIWVQSPHSASGYFTIYGDESDYADHFCAQLVTGNTGEVYARTGYLGFLRRTEISTTASVGDESSLMIRDSDTESLASACGSVSGLSQDTHDTHDAVFVVGALDETIMLRGMRYHPIDIENSVMRCHKKVAECAVFTWTNLLVVVVELDGSDSEALNLVPLVTNTVLEEHHLIVGVVVVVDPGVVPINSRGEKQRMHLRDGFLSDQIDAIYIAYNM; this comes from the exons AGGTGAGACAAGAGGCGGTGCAGCAGGCGCTGGCGGAGATGCAGAACCGACCAAAGCCCTCGCTGCCGATGCCGTCGAAAAGGACCTCCATGATGGCCAAGAGTCCAGACCGAGAGAGACATGACCTCT CATCAAGTTCAGACGAGGACTCGTGCGCGGGCGACGCGGACCTCCCCCCTCCCCCGGAGCTGAACTCTCCCC CGCGCCGGCCGGCCGCCCCGCACCCCCGCTCGCACCCGCACCCGCTGCCGCAGCCGCCCCATCGCGAGCGGGAGCGcgagcgggagcgggagcgggaaAAGAAGCATGCGCGGGACCGGACTGAGATCGATCTCTCGGAGATGACGCATTTGCCTGCGT ATATTCAACCCGACGTGACCCACACATCGGCAggtgcgcggcgcggcggcgcgctggTGGCTGACCGCGTGCAGTGTTACCAGTCGGAGGACACCGGGACAGGCACTGGACGGTGGAAG GTGTCGGCAAAAATCCAGCAGTTGCTCAACACTTTAAAGAGGCCTAAGCGCCGGCCCTTACCAGAGTTCTACGAAGACGACGACATAGAACTAGAGATAGCTGCTAACCCCAAAGACCCGAACGCGCCTAAACCCGAGGGTGGGACCATGACCCCAGCAGTGGGCGAGCAGCTGGTGGTCCCCGCTGGCTTGCCGCGGAATCTCGAGGCAGCGCTGCAGAGATACGGCACAGCGTCGTTCAAAGCCAATGTTGGGACTGTTCTGGACCCTAACGGGAAGCTCAGTAACTCGCTCACTTATG GTAAACTTCTAAGCCGTTCGCTGAAGATTGCCTACGCTTTACTGAACAAATCATTCACCTCCAAGAGCAGCAGTGGGGGTCCACTGACCGGCGACGTGTCCATCAAGCCAGGAGACAGAGTAGCTCTAGTGTACCCCAACAACGACCCCATAAACTTTATGTGTGCGTTCTACGGGTGCCTCCAAGCTGGAGTGGTCCCGGTGCCCATAGAGGTGCCTCTTACGAGGAGGGATGCCGGGCTGCAGCAAGTTGGGTTCCTTCTAGGATCCTGTGGGATACAGTACGCTCTGACGTCGGATAATTGTCTTAAAG GGCTCCCGAAGACCTCATCGGGCGACGTGGTCGCCTTCCGGGGCTGGCCGGCTCTGCTCTGGGTGTCGACTGAGAAGCTCCCCCGCCCCCCGCGCGACTGGATCCCTCCCCCGCGCCCCGCGGACGACAGCCCCGCCCACATCGAACACACGTCGGCGGTGGATGGGTCTGCCATGGGGGTTATAGTTACACG GTCGTCGATGCTAGCCCACTGCCGGATGCTATCAGTGGCTTGTAATTACACAGAGGGGGAGCACATGGTGTGCGTGCTGGACTTTAAGCGGGAAACGGGGCTATGGCACGCTGTGCTAGCCAGCGTGCTTAACGGCATGCATGTCATATTCATCCCGTATGCGCTGATGAAAGTTAGCCCTGCCTCCTGGATGCACATGATCACCAAGTACAG AGCGTCGGTCGCGATCGTGAAGTCGCGCGACCTCCACTGGGGCCTGTTGGCGACCCGCGACCACAAGGAGATATCGCTGAGTTCGCTGCGAATGCTACTGGTCGCCGACGGGGCCAATCCCTGGTCGCTGTCCTCTTGCGACCAGTTCTTGTCCGTGTTCCAGAGCAAGG GCGTCCGCGGCGACGCGATATGCCCGTGCGCATGTAGCAGCGAGTCTCTGACGGTGTGCGTGCGCCGCGCAGGCCgcgggggcgcggcggcggggcgGGGGGTGCTGTCCATGGCGGGGCTGTCTTACGGGGTTGTGCGAGTTGACGCGGAGAACTCGCTCACTTCGCTCACTCTGCAGGATTGTGGGCAGGTCATGCCGTCGT GTGTAATCGTGGTTGTAAAAATGGAGGGTCCCGCGTATCTGTGCAAGACGGACGAAGTGGGGGAAATTTGTGTGCTCTCCGGGGCTACAGGCTCGGGCTACTGGGGTCTTCCCGGACTGACCAATACCGTGTTTCGCGTGAGGCCACTCGATGCTGACGGGGAGACTATAGGCGAAGAGAGCTATGTACGCAGCGGGCTGCTGGGCTTCTTGGGACCAGGCG GCCTAGTGTTCGTCTGTGGCTCCCGCGACGGCCTCATGACAGTCACGGGCCGCAAGCACAACATGGACGATATAATAGCGACCGTTCTGGCCGTGGAACCTATGAAGTTCATCTACCGCGGCCGCATCGCCGTGTTCTCTGTGCGAGTGCTGCGGGACGAGCGGATATGCATCGTGGCTGAACAGCGGCCTGACTGCGGAGAGGAAGAG TCATTCCAATGGATGTCACGCGTTCTGCAAGCAGTAGACTCCATCCACCAAGTCGGTATATACTGCCTGGCTCTGGTGCAGCCGAACTATCTGCCGAAAACGCCTTTGGGCGGCATCCACCTGAGCGAATGCAAAAGGCGGTTCCTTGAGGGCACACTCCACCCCGCCAACGTGTTGATGTGCCCGCACACGTGCGTCACGAATCTGCCGAAGCCAAGGGAGATACATTCTG ATGTGGGTCCTGCGTCGGTGATCGTGGGAAACCTGGTGCAAGGGAATCGCCTCGCGTCCGCGCAGGGCCGGGACATGGGTTACACTGACGACTCCGATGCCGCCAGAAAG TACCAATTTATATCTCAAATCCTGCGATGGCGAGCGCAGAGCACGTCAGACCACGTCATTTTCACTCTGCTCAACTCAAAGGGAGCTGTATCCAAAGTTCTGACATGCGCTGAATTGCACAAGAAAGCCGAGAGAATCGGCAACTTACTCCTAGAAAAGGGGAGGGTCAACACTGGAGACCACGTCGCACTTATTTTCCCGCCAGGGATTGATCTCATTTGCGCCTTCTACGGCTGCCTCTACGTAGGGGCGGTTCCGGTCACCATACGCCCTCCCCACCCTCAGAACCTGCACACTACCCTCCCCACAGTAAGGATGATAGTCGACGTCAGCAAAGCTACTCTAGTCCTCTCTAACCAGTCTGTGATAAAACTGCTCCGCTCTAAAGAGGCCAGCAACGTACTGGACAGCAAAGCTTGGCCGATAACACTCGATACAGACGACATGCCGAAGAAAAAACTGCCTATACTATACAGAGCACCCACAGCGGAGATGTTGGCGTATCTGGACTTCAGCGTTTCTACCACGGGCATGCTCGCGGGAATAAAGATGTCCCACGCGGCTGTCACATCTCTCTGTCGTTCGATGAAAATCGCCTGTGAATTATACCCATCGCGACATATAGCTTTGTGCTTAGACCCGTACTGCGGCCTTGGATTCGCTCTGTGGTGTCTCAGCAGCATCTACTCCGGACATCATTCCATTCTCATCCCACCTTCCGAAGTTGAGATAAACCCCGGGCTGTGGCTCAGCGCAGTGTCCCAATACAAAGTACGAGACACATTCTGCTCGTACGGCGTCATGGAGCTGTGCACTAAAGGTTTGGGTAGCTCCGTAAACCAGCTCAAGTCTAAGGGGATCAATTTGGCCTGCGTACGGACGTGCGTCGTTGTGGCCGAAGAACGGCCGAGAATAAACCTGACCAATTCGTTTTCGAAGTTATTCTCGGCACTAGGCCTCAGTCCGCGAGCCGTATCTACTTCCTTCGGCTGTCGTGTGAATATAGCTATCTGTCTCCAAGGCGCATCCAGCCCTGAGCCTTCTACAGTGTACGTGGACTTGCGCGCTTTGCGGAACGACAGAGTGTCGCTGGTCGAGCGTGGCAGTCCACACTCTTTATGTCTAATGGAATCTGGCAAACTGCTACCAGGAGTGAAAGTCATAACCGCGAACCCAGAAACCAAAGGACAATGCGGGGACTCccatttgggtgaaatttgggTGCAGTCGCCTCACAGCGCCAGCGGGTACTTCACGATATACGGGGATGAGAGCGACTACGCGGACCATTTCTGCGCTCAATTAGTGACAGGGAATACTGGGGAAGTGTACGCGCGTACAGGGTATCTCGGCTTCTTGCGGCGGACGGAGATAAGCACGACAGCGAGTGTTGGGGATGAGAGTTCGCTTATGATAAGGGATAGTGACACGGAGTCGCTGGCTTCGGCGTGTGGGAGCGTGAGTGGCCTCAGTCAGGATACGCACGACACACACGATGCCGTCTTCGTGGTGGGCGCACTGGATGAGACGATTATGCTGCGCGGCATGAGATATCACCCCATCGACATCGAGAATTCAGTCATGAGGTGCCACAAAAAGGTCGCCGAATG CGCCGTCTTCACCTGGACGAATCTGCTCGTCGTGGTGGTGGAATTGGATGGAAGTGACAGCGAAGCCCTGAACCTGGTGCCTCTGGTCACCAACACAGTCCTCGAGGAACACCATCTTATAGTGGGAGTCGTGGTGGTCGTCGATCCCGGGGTAGTGCCCATCAACTCTCGCGGCGAGAAGCAGAGAATGCATCTTAGGGACGGGTTCCTATCGGACCAAATCGACGCCATTTACATCGCTTATAATATGTAA